The following proteins come from a genomic window of Hymenobacter canadensis:
- the mutM gene encoding DNA-formamidopyrimidine glycosylase — MPELPEVETYRRFLDDLVVAQTITALEVKDAKVLATDEDTLRRALTGRTITHTSRLGKNCFLHLDDDRVLVLHFGMTGDVGAYRDEPDAPRFTRLALHLADGLRIAFVDARKFGRIRLVEGVAQYQKAKKLGPDALDITAAQLQQALGARKPMIKPLLLDQSITAGLGNWIVDEVLFQARVHPERRAHTLSTTEFEALHAAIQLVLSTAIRHEATYRYFPASFLIHAREWDDSATPGTNNHIFCPRHPKIEIAKSYVGGRATYYCPKCQPPPPASE; from the coding sequence ATGCCCGAATTACCCGAGGTAGAAACCTACCGCCGCTTCCTCGACGACCTGGTGGTGGCCCAGACCATCACGGCGCTGGAAGTGAAAGACGCCAAAGTGCTGGCCACCGACGAAGACACCCTGCGCCGCGCCCTCACCGGCCGCACCATCACGCATACCAGCCGCCTGGGCAAAAACTGCTTTCTACACCTCGATGACGACCGGGTGCTGGTACTGCACTTCGGCATGACCGGCGACGTGGGCGCCTACCGCGACGAGCCGGACGCCCCGCGTTTTACCCGCTTGGCCCTGCACTTAGCCGACGGCCTGCGCATTGCGTTTGTGGATGCGCGTAAGTTTGGCCGTATCCGGCTGGTAGAGGGCGTGGCGCAGTACCAGAAAGCCAAGAAGCTGGGCCCCGATGCCCTGGATATTACGGCTGCCCAGCTGCAGCAGGCCCTGGGCGCGCGTAAGCCCATGATCAAGCCGCTGCTGCTGGACCAGAGCATCACGGCTGGCCTCGGAAATTGGATTGTAGACGAAGTGCTGTTCCAGGCGCGTGTACATCCGGAGCGTCGAGCACACACGCTCAGCACCACCGAGTTTGAGGCCCTACACGCGGCTATCCAGCTGGTGCTCAGCACGGCTATCCGGCACGAAGCCACGTACCGGTATTTCCCGGCTTCGTTCCTGATTCATGCCCGCGAATGGGACGACTCAGCCACTCCAGGCACGAATAACCATATTTTCTGCCCGCGTCATCCAAAAATTGAAATAGCAAAAAGCTACGTAGGTGGGCGGGCTACCTACT